The DNA region AAATGAATTATTTGAATTACTAATAGAAAAAACATTGATTCAACCAACATTTGTTTATGGGCATCCTATTGAAATTTCTCCACTTACTGCAAAAGGAGAAGATCCTAGATTTACTGAAAGAGCAGAACTTTTCATTAACACAAAAGAATACGCAAATATGTATACAGAGCTTTCTGATCCTATCGACCAACTAGAAAGATTTGAAGCTCAATTAAACGAAAAAAACAACGGTAATGATGAAGCCAGCGATATTGATTGAGACTTTGTTGAAGCTTTAGATTATGGTATGCCTCCTACAGGTGGTTGTGGTATAGGAATCGATAGATTAACAATGCTTTTAACAGAAAAAGAATCTATTAGAGATGTTCTTCTATTCCCTACTATGAAAAGAAAAAATAAAAATTAAGCTAAAAATTAACTAGCTTAATTTTTTATATTTTATATAAGCATTCAACTAATTTGCAACTGTCGAACCTGATGAATTAGTAATCGTAGAAGGTGTTGAATCACTCGGTACTCCACCATTATCAGTTTCTGATGTTGATGGATTGGCATTACTTGTATTGTTAGGAGGCGTTTGCAGATTTCCGTCCTTTGGTTTTGAAGGTTTTGTTTCCTCGTTTTTAATTGGCTCAGGATTTTTTGTCATCGGTATGACTAGTTTTTGGACAAAATTCTTTTTGCTAATCTTCTCATCTGAGAGTTTGTAATAAATTGTTAAAATTCTTGTGTTGGGATCGTATTCTGCTTTAAAATTTTTGTTTTTAGGTTCATTTTTATATTTGGCTCTTCGGCAGAAATTAAAACATTTGTTTCAAAACCATCCTTTAATTTAAATAAGTTATTTGAACTATTTTCTCATCTTGAGTTTTTAAGAACTGACTTGCCACCTGTTCCTTTAATGCTATAAAAAGGATATTTAGTATCTTTATCTTCTCTATATTTTTGTATAGCAAATTTTATTTCTTTATCCTTTTGACTAGCTATTTTCTTGTTGTATATGTAATCGAATTTAGCGCCTATATCTTCAATAGAAGGATCTATTATAAAAATATTTTCATATTTTGATTCTTCATTATTAGAAATATTTTTTTGATCATTCTTTGGATCTTTCGTTAATTCAGAAACTGATTCATTATTTTTATTTTTTTGTTTGTCCTTATCTTCATTAATAGTTGTTTTTTTAGAATCATTTGCCGCTTTTGATGATGACGTTTCTTTGCTAGGAGAACAAGAAATCGCACTAATAAATAAAGTTGTTGCATTTAAAATCCCTAACGAAATAAAAATTGTTTTTCATTTTTTCGTTTCAATATCTTATTTCTTTTTGTTTAATACAGTATTGTTATACTCTGTTAATATTCTACACCATAATTTCAAAATATGAAAACATTACCATAAATTTTAATATTTTCCTTTTATCAAATTAAACAATAGATATAATTATTTTGTAGTTAATTCAATATTTCCGTTTTAGTTTCAACTCCTGAATAAAATATATTTTTATAAAAAATTAAATAAAAGTCTAAATATAATGCAAACTCTTTAATAACAGTTTTCCTTCTTTAAATTAATTTTTACTTACTTTCTAATTATTGTTTTTTTATTTTTTCAATTTTACTTCCTTCCTTTATATTAAAAATTAATTAACTAGAGAATTAACTACAAAAACCTAATAATACTATCAATAATAAATAACAACTTATGATTAAGAGGCAAAAATATTTTATGATTATGGATATTTTCAATCCTAGCTTGCTTTTTAGTATGTTGTTTTTTGTTTAGAAAATTTAAAAAAATTGATTTATTTCATTTTTTAAAAAATGAGTTTCTACTTGTGTTTAAAATTCTTTTTCTTTGACTATAAATATAAAGAGGCTCTTCTTTAGGTATTTCTTTTCAAATCTCATCTCTATATTTAAATATTAATTAGAAAAAAATAAATTTAAGTTATCGTTACTAAATTTTTATAATTTTATTTACCAAAATTATGTTGCCACAAGGCGAAATATCGGCGATAAAAACAATGAAGAGCAAATGTCTACATTTAAAGATCACTATAATACTTTAATGACTGAAATTAGAAATTCTAACAATAATAATTCCATTTTTTGAAAAATATTGGATTCATATAAAGAAAATCAAAAAAATAATTTATTAAAATTAGATGAGTATTTTGCAGGTAACAAATCTAAATCAATTAAGATGATTAATCAATTTATTGATTTAATGAAATTTATCGAAAGTCAAATTGAATTGTAAATTAAAAAAATCAGAATACTATACTCTATTCTGATTTTTATATTTATTTAAAGGGTATTATATGTACATGAGTGTGGAACACTTCTTGACCGGCTACGGATCCGGAATTAATTTGTAATTTAAACCCTTTACAATTATTCTCTTTTATATATAATGCCGCTAATTCTCTTGCTATAGCCATTAAATATAAATAATCTTCTTCATTATTTTCTAATATATTTGGTTCAGGCGATTTAGGAACTACTAAAAAATGTCCTGGTTGTACTGGTTTTATATCATAAAAAGCTATAACTTTTTCATCTTCGTATAAAATATTCGCTTCGATTTCTCTATTTATTATTTTTGTGAAAATACTTTTATTCTGCATATTTTAAACCTTCAATAGCTTTCTTTAAGTTTTCGTCCTTTAATTCCAACTTAATTTTATTACCCAAAGCTACAAAAGCATCTACGGCGCTATTATACAACGATTGATCAAAACTATATAAAGAAGTTGATAACTTCACTAAATCATTTGCGAAGTATGTGCCTTCGATTGTTAGCTTTTTAACATTTATTTTAGGAGTTTTTTCTCTTTGAGAAGCATCTGGGTTATCAATTGTGAATTCTTTACCGATAGGAACAATTCTATTTAAATATGATATTTTGACTTTTTTTCCTTCAGGAGAAATAGAAATAGAATTTGCTAATGTTTTTGTATTACTATCTACTTTAACTAAATTATTTTTTGAAAAATCATAGAAACCACTTACCACTGAATCAGCTGTCAATTCTTTAAGTGTAGCTAAAGAATAATCAAAAGATAAAGAAGTTGTTTCTAAACCTTTATAACCTCCTAATGTTGTCTCAAATTCTCTGTTTGAGAAAAGAACATCACTATTTGCTACTTTAGATGAATCAAAATGTTTTAGAGATATTTCATTGTAATCACTGATATTATTGATAGTTTTAAACGATGAAGTGAATACGTCATTATCACTTGAACTTTCGTATAATCATGTTTGGGTTATTTTTTTATTAATTAAATAATCAATCAAGATAAAATTATCTAAAACATAATCATTTTTTCTTGAATCGTATTTTGATGAGTAAACTTTTTTAATTTCATCTTCGTTTGAAATTGTTAAATACTTATGAACCAATAAATTCTTATTAGTTATTAAATGTACATTTGATTCTTTGTTTAAATATAAAATCATAAATTGTTCAAGAGAAATCTCTGGTAAGTAAGAATTTAATAATGATTGCAATTTTTTAAATTCATCAGATTTTAATGCACCTTTTGATAATAAATCAGCTATCTGCTTTGAAAGATATTTTGAATCTTTATGTAATTCATTCTTTACAAAAGTCTTATAAACTTGATAAGCCTCGTTTTTAAAGGCTTGATTTTCAATATTGCTTTTTTCACTAATTTTATAAACATTTTTTAATGTTTCATCAAGTCACATTAATTCAATAACATCTTTTGCGTTAGAAGACGCAAAAAGTTTATCTTGCTCAATTTTTTCAGTAGTGTTAACATCTCTACCACAAGCTATAGTTAAAACCGGAAAAATTGATAAAGAAGCTAATGGTAATATTTTTTTAATAAATTTCATTATTTAGCTCCTTTCATCAAATATTCTTTAAATGCATCTAGCGATAATTCAAATGCGGTCTTATCACTTGTTGTTATTGATGTTGCGTCGCTTCCTAAATAAACAACCTTAACCTTTCCGTCAACATTTTTAAAATTAATGTTACTTAAAGAGTTAACTTTTTCATTGATAAATTTATCTATCTTTTCATATGAATTAATTTTGTTCTTTAATTCAATTCCTTGTTTAACAGATTCAACTTCTTCCTTTAATTTAGTGATTGACTCGTTTGTATATAATTCATTGTTGGAATCTTTTTGATTTAAAATAAAATTAATAAATTGCTCATTTGATAAATAATTAATAACTAGTGATTCTTTTGACTTCAATGAATTGATTTTTTTATCAAAAGAGAAAAATGCTTTATTTCCTTTAGCGATGTTCTTTAAATCATTCTTTAGATATTCCTTGAACTTATCTAATGTTTCTGCTTTTTCGTTTGTGAATATTGAAATTCCTGATTTTGTTAAAACTAGTAGTTGATCATCCTTATTTTCTACTTTATATACTAAAGAATTATATTTTTTGTTTTCAATCGTTATTTCTAAATTTTTATTGTAATTATCATGAATTACTTTATTAAATTGTTCGTCATTTAACTCATTAAAGTAACTATCTATTAAGGTGTTAACTTCTTCTAACTTTGCAGATACCTTATTCATTTTTTCATTTATATCGTTGATATTTGAATCTTTTTGTATATTTTCTGCTTCCCTTAATAATTTTTCTATTTCTGCTTCCGCTGAGGCATTATAACCAGAAGGCATTTTAAATAAGTTTTCTAAATTTATAGATTTAAAATCATCGGTATTCTTCAATAAATTGTTTGCTACAACACCAAACGCAAGTTCTATATTATTATCAATTAATTCGCTAGCACTAGATACACCTAAGAATCCAAGAGTATCACCTTTGGTTAGAGTTAGCGCATTTAAATAAGTTTCATAATTAGAAGCTTCTTTTTTAAAGTCCTCTAATTTCTCGTTTCCATTAAACAATCCGTATTCACTTGATTTTTTAAAAGATGTTAATAAAGAAATATTTTTAGAGATTTGAATATTATTATCCTTTGTTTTAGAAACCGAATATTTTAAATTATTTATAAACTTTTGTTTTGCGCCAGAATCTTTAAGACTAAATGAAAATCTTGGATCTGAACTAATAACACCAGGGAGTAAAATTGATGATGGTATAAGAATGTTTTGAGAATTAAAATAATTCAAAAGAACATTATCAATTTTAATTAATTCAGGAATAAATGACTTAGTAGTAATAACAGTGGCCTTAGTTGGATTATTTTCTTGAACAAAGTAATTTACATCTTTCTCGAAGTAAGGGAAAACTTTTTCTCCTTGCTTAAATAAGATTTGTGCTTCGTTATTTGCGCCTTTTACTTGATTACCATTTGCATCTATTTTGTAGATTGTTTTTTTAGCAGTTTTTTCAATAAAACTTAAATCTAGTGTTTTTATTTCTATTTCTAGACTTCTTAATGCTGCTGATTCAACTTCTTTAAATGTAAGATATTCAATTGCTTTTTCTTCAGTTGCACTTTTACCATACTCTTCAGAAAGCAATCTTTCCTTAAAGACATTCTCTCAAGTTGAAAATCCATAACTTTTTCTTAAGTTATTTTTTAAATCTTCAATTTTTTTCTTTTGATTATCCTTAATTTGTTCTAATGATTTCAATTCTAAAGATAAATTTACATTTTCGTTGCTATTCAAAGAATTATTAAAAATCTCTTGGTATTGTTTAGAAGCCAAAAATTCTTTTTCATACATATAAAAAATAATTTTTCTATAAATATCATTGAATTTATCAGAGTAACTAACTTCTTCTTTCTTTAATTTATCCGAAAATTCTTTTACCGAAACACTAGCACCGTTCTCAAACTTAAAAGCAGTTTCTTTATCCTTTTTAGCTTCTACATAATTGATTTTTGTTGTATTAATAGCAAGCGGAATGGTTATACCAGCAATAAGAATTGCCGCTAGTCCACCTAAAATACCGTAATTAATTCAATTTCTTTTCGTCTTTCTATTTACTTTCTTATTTTTATCTTCAAAATTATCGTTCAATTCAGATAGACGTTCAAAAAATGATCTTTGTCTTTTGGCCATTTCTTCTCCAATCATTAAATGTTTGTTATATAAAATAATATTTTATATAAATTATACCAAAAAATGTTTGTTAAATGTTTACTAATAATTTAATATAATTATTTTTATGAAAAATACTAATTTTATGACAACTTTAAAAAATTTTGATGAATTGGCAAGAAAACACAAATTTGTTTATAGTTTGTTTTCAGGAACATTAAACAGTTTGCTATTGAGACAGCATGCAAGTCATCCATATGAAGTTGTCATAAGTTTAGAAACCTTTACAACTTTATTATTTGTTGAAAAAAACATTATTATACCTAAGAAAAATTATGAAGGTGAAAACCTTCTTCCATATATTGTTTTAAATAATGAAAAAGTTTGTTTAAATATTCTTATAAAATCTTCTTGGTCTAAGTTTAACTATTGAAAACTAAAAAACATAAATAAAAAAATTGAACATAACTTGTTTTCAGTATTGAACAAACTATATTCAAAAGATCCAGATCTTTTAATTTTACTATATTTTGATTTAGAAAATTCCGTAGTTA from Mycoplasmopsis canis PG 14 includes:
- a CDS encoding HinT-interacting membrane complex protein P80, whose translation is MAKRQRSFFERLSELNDNFEDKNKKVNRKTKRNWINYGILGGLAAILIAGITIPLAINTTKINYVEAKKDKETAFKFENGASVSVKEFSDKLKKEEVSYSDKFNDIYRKIIFYMYEKEFLASKQYQEIFNNSLNSNENVNLSLELKSLEQIKDNQKKKIEDLKNNLRKSYGFSTWENVFKERLLSEEYGKSATEEKAIEYLTFKEVESAALRSLEIEIKTLDLSFIEKTAKKTIYKIDANGNQVKGANNEAQILFKQGEKVFPYFEKDVNYFVQENNPTKATVITTKSFIPELIKIDNVLLNYFNSQNILIPSSILLPGVISSDPRFSFSLKDSGAKQKFINNLKYSVSKTKDNNIQISKNISLLTSFKKSSEYGLFNGNEKLEDFKKEASNYETYLNALTLTKGDTLGFLGVSSASELIDNNIELAFGVVANNLLKNTDDFKSINLENLFKMPSGYNASAEAEIEKLLREAENIQKDSNINDINEKMNKVSAKLEEVNTLIDSYFNELNDEQFNKVIHDNYNKNLEITIENKKYNSLVYKVENKDDQLLVLTKSGISIFTNEKAETLDKFKEYLKNDLKNIAKGNKAFFSFDKKINSLKSKESLVINYLSNEQFINFILNQKDSNNELYTNESITKLKEEVESVKQGIELKNKINSYEKIDKFINEKVNSLSNINFKNVDGKVKVVYLGSDATSITTSDKTAFELSLDAFKEYLMKGAK
- the hinT gene encoding histidine triad protein HinT is translated as MQNKSIFTKIINREIEANILYEDEKVIAFYDIKPVQPGHFLVVPKSPEPNILENNEEDYLYLMAIARELAALYIKENNCKGFKLQINSGSVAGQEVFHTHVHIIPFK
- a CDS encoding HinT-interacting membrane complex lipoprotein P60; translated protein: MKFIKKILPLASLSIFPVLTIACGRDVNTTEKIEQDKLFASSNAKDVIELMWLDETLKNVYKISEKSNIENQAFKNEAYQVYKTFVKNELHKDSKYLSKQIADLLSKGALKSDEFKKLQSLLNSYLPEISLEQFMILYLNKESNVHLITNKNLLVHKYLTISNEDEIKKVYSSKYDSRKNDYVLDNFILIDYLINKKITQTWLYESSSDNDVFTSSFKTINNISDYNEISLKHFDSSKVANSDVLFSNREFETTLGGYKGLETTSLSFDYSLATLKELTADSVVSGFYDFSKNNLVKVDSNTKTLANSISISPEGKKVKISYLNRIVPIGKEFTIDNPDASQREKTPKINVKKLTIEGTYFANDLVKLSTSLYSFDQSLYNSAVDAFVALGNKIKLELKDENLKKAIEGLKYAE